A genomic region of Terriglobia bacterium contains the following coding sequences:
- a CDS encoding N-acetylmuramoyl-L-alanine amidase, with the protein MALCCALGVSGSVPQQESSADHQAVPSGTPPTEGQKRAPEFFVMIDPSHGGTDRGATFGGKLVEKDITLRLAREVRKELEERGIAVRLLRESDIDMSLDRRAEITNEQRAGIYVALHAGRPGKGIRVYTPLLIDVQQTQAGRFLPWETAQSGALSRSKNLAYSVSEELKKKGLTVANLGVPLRPLNNIAAPAIAVELAPDENDAQPFEGQKRQNAVATAIALGIAQIRSQAGARQ; encoded by the coding sequence ATGGCTTTGTGCTGCGCTCTTGGCGTCTCCGGCTCCGTTCCGCAACAAGAATCGAGTGCTGACCACCAGGCTGTTCCATCCGGCACGCCTCCCACTGAAGGACAGAAGCGTGCGCCAGAGTTCTTTGTAATGATCGATCCCAGTCATGGCGGTACCGACAGGGGCGCAACCTTTGGCGGGAAGCTGGTGGAGAAAGACATCACGCTTCGCCTGGCGCGTGAAGTGCGCAAGGAACTGGAAGAACGCGGAATCGCGGTGCGGTTGCTGCGCGAGTCTGACATTGACATGAGCCTTGATCGTCGCGCTGAAATCACCAATGAACAGCGCGCTGGCATCTATGTGGCGCTTCATGCAGGACGTCCGGGAAAAGGCATAAGGGTTTACACACCTCTTTTGATCGACGTGCAGCAGACGCAGGCAGGACGCTTTTTGCCTTGGGAGACCGCGCAATCCGGCGCTCTGAGTCGAAGCAAAAACTTGGCCTACTCAGTTTCTGAAGAGCTCAAAAAGAAAGGTCTTACTGTCGCCAATCTGGGCGTGCCGTTACGGCCGTTGAATAACATAGCCGCGCCCGCGATCGCCGTGGAGCTTGCCCCGGATGAGAACGATGCGCAGCCCTTTGAAGGCCAGAAGCGGCAAAACGCTGTTGCCACGGCCATTGCTTTGGGGATTGCGCAGATCCGGAGCCAGGCAGGAGCGCGCCAGTGA